One segment of Cyprinus carpio isolate SPL01 chromosome B20, ASM1834038v1, whole genome shotgun sequence DNA contains the following:
- the LOC109045043 gene encoding forkhead box protein F2-like: protein MTTESSHGPLRSTPPMRTSPASSALHPGLMNATGSLEDHGAVSKTKKTNSGLRRPEKPPYSYIALIVMAIQSAPTKRLTLSEIYQFLQTRFPFFRGSYQGWKNSVRHNLSLNECFIKLPKGLGRPGKGHYWTIDPTSEFMFEEGSFRRRPRGFRRKCQAMKPMYRMMNGLGFGSAILPQSFDYQPPTGTLACHGTGYNLDLSGNGYESINSGHHSHMSPSSRHGYMASCPVPGNGDYGAESNTSPVPSSPAIAGALEGHSPYSEGTALWGSSSNSPYLKQPTTVSTNSPSTGQHPGIFTYSLEQGYIQQSARDNTDMSVGISRYPTHSSPVGERKDFMLNFNGITSFHPSAGGYYHHHHHHHHHHQNMHQDVKPCVM from the exons ATGACGACTGAGAGCTCCCACGGACCACTGCGCTCGACGCCCCCGATGAGGACCAGTCCAGCGTCCAGCGCGCTGCATCCAGGACTGATGAACGCGACAGGTAGCTTGGAGGACCATGGCGCAGTGTCCAAGACTAAAAAGACTAACTCAGGACTGCGACGCCCGGAGAAACCGCCCTACTCTTACATTGCACTCATTGTGATGGCAATTCAGAGCGCACCGACTAAGCGACTCACACTGAGTGAGATTTACCAATTCTTACAAACACGCTTCCCTTTTTTCCGAGGCTCTTATCAGGGCTGGAAAAACTCTGTTCGGCACAACTTGTCTCTTAATGAGTGCTTCATTAAACTACCAAAAGGTCTTGGGCGGCCGGGgaaaggacattactggaccatAGACCCCACCAGTGAGTTTATGTTCGAGGAAGGGTCATTTCGGCGAAGACCACGAGGATTTAGGAGAAAATGTCAGGCCATGAAACCCATGTACAGAATGATGAACGGCCTAGGGTTCGGTTCCGCCATTTTACCTCAGAGCTTCGATTACCAACCTCCCACCGGCACACTTGCGTGCCATGGCACTGGCTATAACCTGGACCTGTCCGGTAATGGTTATGAATCAATAAACAGCGGGCACCATAGTCACATGTCCCCCAGCTCGAGACATGGTTATATGGCAAGCTGTCCAGTGCCTGGGAACGGAGACTATGGCGCGGAGAGCAACACCAGCCCAGTCCCGTCTTCTCCTGCAATAGCGGGCGCGCTTGAGGGTCACTCGCCGTATTCAGAGGGAACAGCATTATGGGGTTCTTCTTCAAATTCTCCATACCTAAAACAGCCTACTACAGTCTCGACCAACTCGCCGTCCACGGGGCAACATCCCGGCATATTCACCTACTCCCTGGAACAGGGCTACATACAGCAAAGTGCGAGAGACAACACAGACATGTCAG TGGGTATATCGCGCTATCCGACACATTCTTCCCCAGTCGGAGAACGGAAGGACTTCATGTTGAATTTTAACGGAATTACCT